A stretch of the Opisthocomus hoazin isolate bOpiHoa1 chromosome 2, bOpiHoa1.hap1, whole genome shotgun sequence genome encodes the following:
- the PELI1 gene encoding E3 ubiquitin-protein ligase pellino homolog 1 isoform X1, whose translation MYRKSKWKCGYNLTVLGHGNNEKSVPQLLIRDLKFEKSSLAKLMFSPDQENHPSKAPVKYGELIVLGYNGSLPNGDRGRRKSRFALFKRPKANGVKPSTVHIACTPQAAKAISNKDQHSISYTLSRAQTVVVEYTHDSNTDMFQIGRSTESPIDFVVTDTVPGSQSNSDTQSVQSTISRFACRIICERNPPFTARIYAAGFDSSKNIFLGEKAAKWKTSDGQMDGLTTNGVLVMHPRNGFTEDSKPGVWREISVCGNVFSLRETRSAQQRGKMVENETNQLQDGSLIDLCGATLLWRTAEGLSRTPTVKHLEALRQEINAARPQCPVGFNTLAFPSMKRKDVVDEKQPWVYLNCGHVHGYHNWGNKEERDGKDRECPMCRSVGPYVPLWLGCEAGFYVDAGPPTHAFSPCGHVCSEKTTAYWSQIPLPHGTHTFHAACPFCAHQLAGEQGYIRLIFQGPLD comes from the exons gaaataatgaaaaaagtgtGCCACAACTCTTGATCAGAGACCTGAAATTTGAGAAGTCGTCATTAGCTAAGCTCATGTTTTCTCCTGATCAAGAAAATCATCCGTCAAAAGCACCAGTAAAATATGGTGAATTGATTGTATTAGG GTACAATGGGTCTCTCCCAAATGGAgatagaggaagaagaaaaagtcggtttgctttatttaaaaggcCCAAGGCAAATGGGGTGAAACCTAGCACTGTGCATATTGCCTGCACCCCTCAAGCAGCAAAG GCAATAAGTAATAAGGACCAACACAGCATATCTTACACTTTGTCTCGGGCCCAGACAGTAGTAGTTGAATATACACATGACAGCAACACAGACATGTTCCAG ATTGGTCGGTCAACGGAGAGTCCTATAGACTTTGTTGTGACAGATACAGTTCCTGGAAGTCAGAGTAATTCAGATACGCAATCTGTCCAGAGCACTATATCAAGGTTTGCCTGCAGAATCATATGTGAACGTAACCCTCCTTTTACAGCAAGAATATATGCTGCAGGATTTGACTCGTCAAAAAACATCTTTCTTGGG GAGAAAGCTGCGAAGTGGAAGACATCAGATGGGCAAATGGATGGACTAACCACAAATGGAGTTCTTGTTATGCACCCCCGTAATGGATTTACAGAAGACTCCAAGCCAGGGGTATGGAGAGAGATATCTGTGTGTGGGAATGTGTTCAGCCTCCGTGAAACCAGATCAGctcagcaaagaggaaaaatg GTTGAGAACGAAACGAACCAGCTCCAAGATGGCTCTCTGATTGACTTGTGTGGAGCAACACTGCTGTGGCGCACTGCGGAAGGGCTTTCACGCACTCCTACTGTCAAGCACCTGGAGGCACTAAGACAGGAAATAAATGCAGCAAGACCCCAGTGTCCTGTGGGGTTTAACACTTTGGCGTTTCCCAGCATGAAGAGAAAAGATGTTGTAGACGAAAAGCAGCCATGGGTGTATCTGAACTGTGGCCACGTCCACGGCTATCACAACTGGGGAAACAAAGAGGAGAGAGACGGCAAGGATCGCGAATGTCCCATGTGCCGCTCTGTCGGCCCCTATGTGCCTCTGTGGCTTGGATGCGAAGCGGGATTTTATGTGGATGCAGGACCTCCAACTCATGCGTTCAGCCCGTGTGGACACGTATGCTCAGAAAAGACAACTGCATATTGGTCCCAAATTCCTCTTCCTCATGGTACTCACACTTTTCACGCAGCCTGTCCATTCTGTGCGCATCAGCTGGCTGGTGAGCAAGGTTACATCAGACTCATTTTCCAAGGACCTCTTGACTAA
- the PELI1 gene encoding E3 ubiquitin-protein ligase pellino homolog 1 isoform X2, which yields MFSPDQENHPSKAPVKYGELIVLGYNGSLPNGDRGRRKSRFALFKRPKANGVKPSTVHIACTPQAAKAISNKDQHSISYTLSRAQTVVVEYTHDSNTDMFQIGRSTESPIDFVVTDTVPGSQSNSDTQSVQSTISRFACRIICERNPPFTARIYAAGFDSSKNIFLGEKAAKWKTSDGQMDGLTTNGVLVMHPRNGFTEDSKPGVWREISVCGNVFSLRETRSAQQRGKMVENETNQLQDGSLIDLCGATLLWRTAEGLSRTPTVKHLEALRQEINAARPQCPVGFNTLAFPSMKRKDVVDEKQPWVYLNCGHVHGYHNWGNKEERDGKDRECPMCRSVGPYVPLWLGCEAGFYVDAGPPTHAFSPCGHVCSEKTTAYWSQIPLPHGTHTFHAACPFCAHQLAGEQGYIRLIFQGPLD from the exons ATGTTTTCTCCTGATCAAGAAAATCATCCGTCAAAAGCACCAGTAAAATATGGTGAATTGATTGTATTAGG GTACAATGGGTCTCTCCCAAATGGAgatagaggaagaagaaaaagtcggtttgctttatttaaaaggcCCAAGGCAAATGGGGTGAAACCTAGCACTGTGCATATTGCCTGCACCCCTCAAGCAGCAAAG GCAATAAGTAATAAGGACCAACACAGCATATCTTACACTTTGTCTCGGGCCCAGACAGTAGTAGTTGAATATACACATGACAGCAACACAGACATGTTCCAG ATTGGTCGGTCAACGGAGAGTCCTATAGACTTTGTTGTGACAGATACAGTTCCTGGAAGTCAGAGTAATTCAGATACGCAATCTGTCCAGAGCACTATATCAAGGTTTGCCTGCAGAATCATATGTGAACGTAACCCTCCTTTTACAGCAAGAATATATGCTGCAGGATTTGACTCGTCAAAAAACATCTTTCTTGGG GAGAAAGCTGCGAAGTGGAAGACATCAGATGGGCAAATGGATGGACTAACCACAAATGGAGTTCTTGTTATGCACCCCCGTAATGGATTTACAGAAGACTCCAAGCCAGGGGTATGGAGAGAGATATCTGTGTGTGGGAATGTGTTCAGCCTCCGTGAAACCAGATCAGctcagcaaagaggaaaaatg GTTGAGAACGAAACGAACCAGCTCCAAGATGGCTCTCTGATTGACTTGTGTGGAGCAACACTGCTGTGGCGCACTGCGGAAGGGCTTTCACGCACTCCTACTGTCAAGCACCTGGAGGCACTAAGACAGGAAATAAATGCAGCAAGACCCCAGTGTCCTGTGGGGTTTAACACTTTGGCGTTTCCCAGCATGAAGAGAAAAGATGTTGTAGACGAAAAGCAGCCATGGGTGTATCTGAACTGTGGCCACGTCCACGGCTATCACAACTGGGGAAACAAAGAGGAGAGAGACGGCAAGGATCGCGAATGTCCCATGTGCCGCTCTGTCGGCCCCTATGTGCCTCTGTGGCTTGGATGCGAAGCGGGATTTTATGTGGATGCAGGACCTCCAACTCATGCGTTCAGCCCGTGTGGACACGTATGCTCAGAAAAGACAACTGCATATTGGTCCCAAATTCCTCTTCCTCATGGTACTCACACTTTTCACGCAGCCTGTCCATTCTGTGCGCATCAGCTGGCTGGTGAGCAAGGTTACATCAGACTCATTTTCCAAGGACCTCTTGACTAA